Proteins co-encoded in one Methylobacterium sp. WL1 genomic window:
- a CDS encoding DUF488 domain-containing protein, whose protein sequence is MSKQLFTIGYEGLDPERLTDALRSAGVAVLADVRAVANSRKRGFSKGALGTGLAEAGLGYAHLRSLGTPKAGREAARADDAALMRRIYCEEVLDTGAGGIALDELAAMAAAAPTCLLCFERDPARCHRRVLAERLADRGFAVTDLFG, encoded by the coding sequence GTGAGCAAGCAATTATTCACCATAGGTTACGAAGGGCTCGACCCGGAGCGCCTTACGGATGCGCTGCGCTCGGCGGGCGTTGCCGTGCTGGCCGACGTGCGGGCGGTGGCGAACTCGCGCAAGCGCGGCTTCTCGAAGGGTGCGCTCGGAACGGGTCTCGCAGAGGCGGGACTCGGCTACGCGCATCTGCGCAGCCTCGGCACGCCGAAGGCCGGCCGCGAGGCGGCCCGGGCGGACGACGCGGCGCTGATGCGCAGGATCTACTGTGAAGAGGTGCTCGACACGGGCGCCGGCGGAATAGCCCTGGACGAACTCGCCGCCATGGCGGCCGCCGCCCCGACCTGCCTGCTGTGCTTCGAGCGGGACCCGGCCCGCTGCCACCGCCGGGTCCTGGCCGAACGGCTCGCGGACCGGGGCTTTGCCGTCACCGACCTGTTCGGCTGA
- a CDS encoding catalase, with product MVRATFSIRLDGACLPASAAQWVADLDAARATARTIVQGLMRQHSGDTRLLDAALVVTDDTGAMLLEMSFLEALYLPVEPVADPYRRRPVPREFGVPRTPRTLLSAAIEPIRRFAVARMMRGPE from the coding sequence ATGGTCCGCGCCACTTTCAGCATCCGCCTGGACGGCGCCTGCCTGCCCGCCTCCGCGGCGCAGTGGGTCGCCGACCTGGACGCCGCCCGGGCCACCGCCCGGACCATCGTCCAGGGGCTGATGCGTCAGCACAGCGGCGATACGCGGCTGCTCGATGCGGCCCTGGTGGTCACCGACGACACCGGCGCGATGCTGCTGGAGATGTCGTTCCTCGAAGCCCTGTACCTGCCGGTCGAGCCGGTGGCCGACCCGTATCGACGCCGGCCTGTCCCGCGGGAATTCGGGGTGCCGCGCACGCCCCGGACGCTGCTGAGCGCCGCGATCGAACCGATCCGGCGCTTCGCCGTCGCCCGGATGATGCGCGGACCTGAATAG